In the genome of bacterium, the window CGCAGGAAGCGCGCTGGGCCAAGCGCCTCTGGAAGGCTTACGCGCCTCGGGAAAGGGAGGTGGCGGCGGTTTAAACTATACTATGCCCATGCTTCCCAATTTACACCCAGAAAGTTGACATGGCCCCGCCTTATACTGGCCCCGCCCTTTCATGATACGGCGGAATGACCCGCCCGACGGGAATCCGGTTTATCGGAAATTTAACGGCAATATATCGGCAATTTTGGGGTAAAAACGGTTTTCGGACCCCGACACTACGTTGTCGGGGTGGCCTGCTACACTATTCTTATAAATACTCGTTGACGAGCATCCAGGCAAGTAATAAAATATGGAGTAATACGGAGTAACTGGAATTAAATGCTTGGAGCTCAGACGCATGGAAGACATTAAAAAATATCTCACAGTACGACAGGTGGCAAATCAACTGGGTCTTAGCGAAGAATGGATCCGCGATTTAATCGCCAAGAAAGAACTTAAAGCCGTAAAAATTCGCCAGTGGA includes:
- a CDS encoding helix-turn-helix domain-containing protein — protein: MEDIKKYLTVRQVANQLGLSEEWIRDLIAKKELKAVKIRQWKIRPTDLNDFVKGRWNTTKTL